Proteins encoded within one genomic window of Arachis ipaensis cultivar K30076 chromosome B08, Araip1.1, whole genome shotgun sequence:
- the LOC107612640 gene encoding pentatricopeptide repeat-containing protein At5g06540-like, with product MSSIPPCLRLLQGTINPSTRELKRIHAHAITNGLARFSYVSSRLLAFYFQCHQRNRRNMRCLEAFFIHMPIHTVFDFNVMITAFSRDSQFYNCFLLFKQMLATGVRPNSHTFTMFVKSCRGSLSLLQQAHAQVVKLGSVDYDAFVVSSLIGVYCDHGEVGVARQVFDECSNKNVVCWTGLVTGYCNNGLIEKARLLFDEMPQRNEVSYSAMVSGYVRNGCFNEGIQVFHELKCCGNDVNLNGSLLVSVLNACAAVGAFEEGKWIHSYIDENGLEYELELGTALIDFYTKCGWVEEAEKVFDSMPSKDVATWSAMILGLAINGKNYMALELFDKMEKVGPKPNAVTFVGILTSCNHKDLLTKAWWFFERMSGKYGILPSIEHYGCMVDILARGGRIKDALALVARMPIEPDGAIWGSLLNGCMMHCHVELAHRVGKYLIELEPQRSGYYILLANMYASTGKWEGVSETRRLMKKRGVSTISAWSFIEIDQSIHKFVADDKCCTYSEEIYRVLNHLSKGLEDFSRSKDAFYLFEVI from the coding sequence ATGAGCTCAATCCCACCATGCCTTCGTCTCTTGCAAGGAACCATAAATCCAAGCACGAGAGAGTTAAAGCGAATCCACGCCCACGCAATCACCAATGGCCTTGCACGATTCTCCTACGTCTCCAGCAGACTCTTGGCCTTCTATTTCCAATGCCACCAGCGCAACCGCCGCAATATGCGCTGTTTAGAGGCCTTTTTCATTCACATGCCAATTCACACTGTCTTCGATTTCAATGTCATGATAACAGCTTTTTCAAGAGACTCACAATTTTACAACTGTTTTCTGCTTTTCAAACAAATGCTAGCCACTGGTGTTAGGCCCAACTCTCACACCTTCACCATGTTTGTCAAATCTTGCCGTGGCTCTTTGTCTCTCCTCCAACAAGCCCATGCTCAAGTGGTGAAGTTAGGGAGTGTGGATTATGATGCTTTTGTAGTGAGTTCTTTGATTGGTGTTTATTGTGATCATGGAGAGGTTGGTGTTGCACGCCAGGTGTTCGATGAATGTTCCAACAAGAATGTGGTGTGTTGGACTGGTCTTGTTACTGGTTATTGTAATAATGGTTTAATTGAGAAAGCAAGGCTGTTGTTTGATGAGATGCCGCAAAGGAATGAGGTATCCTACAGCGCCATGGTGTCTGGGTATGTGAGAAATGGTTGTTTCAATGAGGGCATTCAAGTTTTCCACGAGCTCAAGTGTTGTGGAAATGATGTTAATTTGAATGGCTCTCTTCTGGTGAGTGTGCTCAATGCATGTGCTGCTGTGGGTGCATTTGAAGAAGGCAAATGGATTCACAGTTACATTGATGAAAATGGTTTGGAGTATGAACTCGAACTGGGGACTGCGTTGATTGATTTCTACACCAAGTGTGGGTGGGTAGAAGAGGCAGAGAAAGTGTTTGATAGTATGCCTAGTAAGGATGTTGCTACTTGGAGTGCTATGATATTGGGTTTGGCTATTAATGGAAAGAATTATATGGCTCTTGAGCTTTTCGATAAGATGGAGAAGGTTGGACCCAAACCCAATGCAGTTACTTTTGTTGGTATTCTAACTTCCTGCAATCACAAGGACTTGTTGACTAAAGCGTGGTGGTTTTTTGAACGAATGAGTGGAAAATATGGCATCCTACCATCCATTGAACACTATGGATGCATGGTTGATATTTTGGCGCGAGGCGGGCGAATCAAAGATGCTTTAGCGTTAGTTGCTAGGATGCCGATAGAACCGGATGGAGCCATATGGGGGTCTTTGCTCAACGGATGCATGATGCATTGTCATGTTGAACTGGCACATAGAGTTGGGAAGTATTTGATAGAATTGGAGCCTCAACGTAGTGGATATTACATCCTTCTAGCAAACATGTATGCAAGTACGGGCAAATGGGAAGGTGTCTCCGAGACGAGAAGACTGATGAAAAAAAGGGGAGTGTCAACCATTTCTGCTTGGAGTTTCATAGAAATTGACCAGTCCATCCACAAATTTGTTGCTGATGATAAGTGTTGTACATATTCAGAAGAAATTTACAGAGTTTTAAACCACTTGAGTAAGGGACTCGAGGATTTCTCCAGATCAAAAGATGCATTCTATTTATTTGAAGTAATATAA